The window TTCTTCAGCCCTTAGTCCCTCCGCCTACCTCAGTCAATTCAGGTGGCGTCAGGTTCGAAGTTTTCATCAATACGCTATAGTTGTTCTATGCGTATTGATGAAACACTGAAGAAGATAGCGTCAGATGGATTGACACCACCCTCGAAGATCCACAATACTTACACCTGCCAACCAGCGGAGTGCGTGGCCTTCCCACTTCTGTCGATCACAAAGCACTCGGTATCAGGCTGTGAGTTGATGAACTTCACGCCATCCACCGGCTCCATAACAAAGACAGAGGTACTGAGGGCATCGGCGTCCATAACGGTGGAAGCCATTACGGTAACGCTAGTGGACAATTGTGGCGAATGGCCGGTCTTGGAATCGACGATGTGGTGGAAAACCTTCTCCCTGTCGTAGAACACCTCATAATTACCGGAAGTGGCAATGGCTCCGTCTTTCATGGTGATTACATCAGGATATTGCTTCGACTTTTTCGGGTCCTGAATTGCCACAGTCCAGGCCCGGCCCTTGGCAGCAGTACCGCTGGTGCGGATATCACCACCTGCATTGATCAGGTGATTGGTGATGCCATGCTTGGCGAGAACCTCTGAAGCCCGGTCAACAATGAATCCTTTGGCAATACCATCGAGGGTAATACCCATATCGCTGTGGGAAAAGAGGATATCGCCGCCCTGTACCTTGATCTTGTCGGTACCTATGGTCGCCAGCAGCTCATTCACCTCACGCTCTACCGGCTCCTTGCCGGCAGCGAACGACTCGTTATACAGGTCGATCAGCGGCTTGACGGTGATATCAAAAGCACCGGCAGTCTCACGGTTGTAATACATTGAGCGCGCCACCAGTTCCTGCATCTCTTTCGGTGGAGCAACGATTCTGCCAACCCCGTTCAGTTCGCTGACCGGGGAGCTGGACTCGAAACGGGTCAGCATGGAGTTGAGACGGTCTATCTCTTCAAAAGCACGACCGATTGCATTCTCCGCCTCATCGCGGGATGGGTGGATGGCAGTCATTGCCACATAGGTCCCCATGGACAACCTGGTAGCGGTTACCTTGTACTCTTTTTTGTTGAAAAGAAATGCCTCAGCCTTTTCCGCCGGCAACAAGGCCACAGAGGCCGCGCCAAGCCCAAGCAAACCGGACAGCTTCAAGAACGATCTTCTCTTCTGATCAACAACATTTTCGGCAGTTTTCATATCAGTATCCAATCCTTTCATATTATCCGGCCATTTTCAGGCCATCTGCGACGTCTCTGGTTATAACCTGACGACCGTCATACATTCTGAAAATATCACGAGGGCACTTGGCAACACAAGCCTCTTCACAACTGGGCCCATAGTCGATACATGCTTTATGGTCGATCTTGATCTTATTGTCTTCATAGCTGACGGCATCCGCCGGGCACGCTTTGACACAGAGCTTACACCCGATGCAGCCCACTTCGCAAACGGATTTTACCAATTTGCCAAGATCTTTGGTTGAACAAGGTACCCAGACACGGGCCTTCAGGGTTTGCAGCTCGATGATACTTTTCGGGCATATCTTGACGCAAGCCCCACAGCTTACGCACTTATCCGGGTTGATAACCGGAAAGTTCTCTACCATTTCAATGGCATCGAACGGGCAAACCGCTTTGCACTCACCAAGACCGATACAGGCATACTGGCACTTGGAAGGCCCGCCGAAGCCGAGGTTGGCAGCCGTGCAGGAGGCAAAGCCGATATACTCATGTTTGTGGCTGACGCGACCTTCGACGCGGGAGCAACGCACCACCGCCATCTGGTCTTCCACGGCAGCCATTTTTTTACCGGTGAGTTCGGCAACCCTGTTGGCAACAGCCTCTTTACCAGGGAAACAAAGATTGGGAGGTACGTCGGGGTCGTTAACCACTGCGATGGCATATCCCTCGCAACCCGGATAACCGCAACCACCGCATTGAGCCATGGGCAGGGACTCCGTCACCTCTTCGATGAGCGGGTTGACCTCAACCGCAAATTTATGGGCCGCAATGGCCAGGCCTATCCCGAAAAACAGACCGATACAGCCAAGCAGAACCACTCCACCTAACGCTATTTTTATTAATGCCGGATCCATATCACTACTCTCATATTCATCCGTTAATAGTTAACATCCTCTGTCCTAGAACAGCTGCAGACCTGAGAATCCCAGAAAAGCCATGGCAAACTGACCGGCAACGATAAAGGCCATGGGCAGCCCCTTGAAAGTTGGCGGAATGTTTGCGAGCTCCAACCGTTCACTGACAGAACTCATGAGATACAGAGCCAGCAGGAAGCCGCCACCGGCACCCAGCGACAGCATCAGGGTCTCAAAGTAGTTGTAATTGTTGTCAGCCAGGATGAGTGGCACCGCAATTACAATACAGTTGGCAATAACCAGGACCAGATAGACACCGAATGAGTTAAACAGTACCGGGTTCACCTTTCTGAGAATGGTATCCACGGCCTGTACCGTCAGTGAAGTGAGGCCGATGAAGATAACGATCTGCAGAAAGCCGAGATTATACGGCACCAGCACAAACTGATAAAGGAACCATGCCATGGAAGCCGAGATCACCATAACGATGGTGAACACCACACCCATGCCTTTAGCGGTAGCCTTACGTTTTGCCGTTCCGAAAAACACACAGAGACCAAGGTACTTGGTAAAAACAAAGTTCTGGATCAACAACGCCGAAATCATGATCGAGAACAGATAGCCAAGATAAGACTTGGATACCGTGAAGTCGATTATGGCGTCACCCTTCAGGTTTCGTGCCTCGACCACGTGGGTTTCGGTGGTGTTCAGTGGATCTGCAAATTTCAGGGATACTGACTTGCCGTTTGCTGCCACATCCGCCGCAACAAGCTGCAACCTGATATCGGGGTCCGGCTCTTCGTATACCACATAGTTATTTATGTCACCAGCACCGGCATCTGCTGCACCGGCAAAGGTGACGATGATTTCGTTGTCATCACCAAACTTCTTGCCGCTCACAAAATCTGCAGCCTGCAACCAGGCAGGCAGAAGGAGCGCCACCAGGGTAAAGCAGAGTATTTTACTCAGGTGTTTCTTTATCATGAGGTTACTCCTTTCTTACGCTTGTAGACCACTTCCACCCAATTGAAGAAAGCCATCATGAGCCCGACCACAAAGAAACCGGCACTTGGCAGGATGAAAAACAAGAGCGGTTTGAAGCCGAGAACGTCATAGCCGAGAATCATGCCGGAACCAAACAGTTCACGGAAAGCACCGATGACGACCATACCAACCATAAAACCAAGCCCCATACCGACCGCATCCCAGAACGAGTCGCTCACCTTTTCTTTACAGGCAAACATCTCAAGACGCATGGTGATGATGGCAAAGGCCACGATCAGTTTTACAAAAATTCCCATCTTGGCGTAGGCGTCTGGCATATACGCCGCCAGCACCAGGTCAATTACGGTAACCCAGGTGGCGATGGTCAGTGTGTAGGTAGGAATACGAATACGGGGATGAATTACATCCTTAAAAAGCGATATCGTCACACTGGAGAACACCTGTACGAAAAATACGGCAATACCCAGCATGATACCGTTCATGACGTTGGTGGAGATACCCACAGCAGGACACATGGACAAGGCCAGCTTGAATATCGGGTTCTCACTCAGGATACCGCGACCGAGCAATTGTGAAATAGACTTATCGTTTGCCACGTTACTACCTCTGCTAAAGTTTAGAAGGAAACAGCAATCTGCTGTTCTTTCAGTACGGAGTCGAGGGTATCGATGCGGTATGCAAACTTCTTGGTTATACCTTTCAGACCATCGGTTACCGCTTTGGTAGAGATGGTCGCACCCGTGAGCGCATAAATATCCTGTTCCCTGTACTTCTCCATCATTGCCATCTGCGCAGACTCGTCTACCTTGCCTTCCAGGGCTTTCTGATACTCGCCCGGCAGTGGCTCTTTAACAACTTCCAACCCCTTCAATATCTCAAAGGTCTTACCATCGAACTGGTTCTTGAAGTAATCCTGTTCGATCTCTGCACCAAGACCGGGATCTTCCTCATGCTCCAGGACCTCGAAACCCAGCATGCTGTACTTTGGATCAAGGGCCATCATCACGTGGATAAAGGTCTTGAAGCCCGGGAATTTGCCACCAAGCAGATAGGCAGCCCGCTGACCGTCGTCGGTCACCACAATCGCCTGCTCGGCAAAGACAATCTCCT of the Desulfosediminicola ganghwensis genome contains:
- a CDS encoding FAD:protein FMN transferase; amino-acid sequence: MKTAENVVDQKRRSFLKLSGLLGLGAASVALLPAEKAEAFLFNKKEYKVTATRLSMGTYVAMTAIHPSRDEAENAIGRAFEEIDRLNSMLTRFESSSPVSELNGVGRIVAPPKEMQELVARSMYYNRETAGAFDITVKPLIDLYNESFAAGKEPVEREVNELLATIGTDKIKVQGGDILFSHSDMGITLDGIAKGFIVDRASEVLAKHGITNHLINAGGDIRTSGTAAKGRAWTVAIQDPKKSKQYPDVITMKDGAIATSGNYEVFYDREKVFHHIVDSKTGHSPQLSTSVTVMASTVMDADALSTSVFVMEPVDGVKFINSQPDTECFVIDRSGKATHSAGWQV
- a CDS encoding electron transport complex protein RnfA, yielding MIKKHLSKILCFTLVALLLPAWLQAADFVSGKKFGDDNEIIVTFAGAADAGAGDINNYVVYEEPDPDIRLQLVAADVAANGKSVSLKFADPLNTTETHVVEARNLKGDAIIDFTVSKSYLGYLFSIMISALLIQNFVFTKYLGLCVFFGTAKRKATAKGMGVVFTIVMVISASMAWFLYQFVLVPYNLGFLQIVIFIGLTSLTVQAVDTILRKVNPVLFNSFGVYLVLVIANCIVIAVPLILADNNYNYFETLMLSLGAGGGFLLALYLMSSVSERLELANIPPTFKGLPMAFIVAGQFAMAFLGFSGLQLF
- the rsxE gene encoding electron transport complex subunit RsxE; translated protein: MANDKSISQLLGRGILSENPIFKLALSMCPAVGISTNVMNGIMLGIAVFFVQVFSSVTISLFKDVIHPRIRIPTYTLTIATWVTVIDLVLAAYMPDAYAKMGIFVKLIVAFAIITMRLEMFACKEKVSDSFWDAVGMGLGFMVGMVVIGAFRELFGSGMILGYDVLGFKPLLFFILPSAGFFVVGLMMAFFNWVEVVYKRKKGVTS
- a CDS encoding FMN-binding protein is translated as MNQIMNITFRLTVSCLLAAVVMGSTFIITNKAKTHNEHVREETVRFSLLGYSHETPPPESLVMHELYRYVVKEAGQQYIGYLLPASHDAAAPFVFVVLDLDGKLAFQQPVELAEEKAISAKDRETAILAAIGGGKEIVFAEQAIVVTDDGQRAAYLLGGKFPGFKTFIHVMMALDPKYSMLGFEVLEHEEDPGLGAEIEQDYFKNQFDGKTFEILKGLEVVKEPLPGEYQKALEGKVDESAQMAMMEKYREQDIYALTGATISTKAVTDGLKGITKKFAYRIDTLDSVLKEQQIAVSF
- the rnfB gene encoding RnfABCDGE type electron transport complex subunit B, whose amino-acid sequence is MDPALIKIALGGVVLLGCIGLFFGIGLAIAAHKFAVEVNPLIEEVTESLPMAQCGGCGYPGCEGYAIAVVNDPDVPPNLCFPGKEAVANRVAELTGKKMAAVEDQMAVVRCSRVEGRVSHKHEYIGFASCTAANLGFGGPSKCQYACIGLGECKAVCPFDAIEMVENFPVINPDKCVSCGACVKICPKSIIELQTLKARVWVPCSTKDLGKLVKSVCEVGCIGCKLCVKACPADAVSYEDNKIKIDHKACIDYGPSCEEACVAKCPRDIFRMYDGRQVITRDVADGLKMAG